From one Oxyura jamaicensis isolate SHBP4307 breed ruddy duck chromosome 15, BPBGC_Ojam_1.0, whole genome shotgun sequence genomic stretch:
- the LOC118175066 gene encoding E1A-binding protein p400-like, producing the protein MKVFKFNLKEQLLPFFHPVQQIPRPHFIQFPDPQLVQLDSGKMEALSVLLQKLKGRGHRVLILTQMVPILDILELFLDFHFLTYIRVDKTDAHGWHYLESIKSFNQDKRFFCAIVSSHTPSTGVSHVDADTVVFYDTDLDPLTDKKAKEWCDRIARGRDIHMYRLVSGNSVEERLLKKGTKHLIQEVATQGDDCSEEFLTQVLCTECGKEDSKKFTEETRFEMRDDIDSELYDSRNTMAPLQLEELASFVDQLTPIEKYALNFLESSHTMNDQKSKKVSKELKTANIKWEYEHAEELKKEKEKTQQAVKEELLTYTRQDAYNMEFVCEGPDGQVEIMPIWTPPVVPENHNDVYTDSVMCLMYSSTPIPESKLPPPFVRKARKRQRTDLPSSGERKKHCHRRIPPPSLFDQVTSRTLKTRQKSKAQKAHLLVKQQMYFARALSAHIKSAAGTGQESPAWLISEDVALLKAVKQLLALPLNLDNLSPAQMVNWDFVSDVVNSCNYVYRSPEQCQNHYIKTFVGTEGKNINGYPLRARQAYSKDQNSEHNQIYMNNFELMTMTARKRSFSNRFLVGNYDKLFMSEVVSSSAGPMTTMEKALTEDLVAPQLQQWQPPQKQDEGQTVEQIQTQESTTMGNKGIYLHQWTNFLSLHILFCGHFGTPVNVKNTIVCFMILAGLRKYAHSSHSYIAADVHSTCCCSTAKSATPCQFFQAEALDSMSCDSS; encoded by the exons ATGAAGGTCTTCAAGTTTAATCTGAAGGAACAATTACTGCCCTTCTTCCATCCAGTGCAGCAGATACCAAGGCCTCATTTTATACAGTTTCCAGACCCTCAACTGGTGCAACTTGAttcag GCAAGATGGAAGCTCTATCTGTTTTGCTTCAGAAGTTGAAAGGAAGAGGGCATCGTGTATTGATTTTGACGCAGATGGTTCCAATACTTGATATACTGGAGCTTTTCTTAGACTTCCATTTTCTCACATACATAAGAGTTGATAAGACTGATGCTCATGGTTGGCATTATCTG GAATCCATAAAAAGCTTCAACCAAGACAAGAGATTCTTCTGTGCTATTGTTTCTTCACACACTCCTTCCACAGGTGTCAGCCATGTAGATGCGGACACTGTTGTGTTCTATGATACTGATTTAGATCCACTGACAGATAAAAAGGCTAAAGAGTGGTGTGATAGAATTGCAAGAGGCAGAGATATTCACATGTACAG gCTTGTAAGTGGTAATTCTGTAGAAGAGAGGCTGTTGAAAAAAGGTACTAAGCATCTGATTCAAGAAGTGGCTACTCAGGGAGATGATTGTTCAGAAGAATTTTTAACTCAG GTTCTTTGTACTGAGTGTGGAAAAGAGGATTCTAAAAAGTTTACAGAAGAGACACGATTTGAGATGAGAGATGACATAGATTCAGAGTTGTATGATTCAAGAAATACCATGGCTCCTTTGCAGTTAGAAGAGCTGGCTAGCTTTGTGGATCAG CTTACACCAATTGAAAAATATGCATTGAATTTCTTGGAATCATCTCATACTATGAATGAtcaaaaaagcaagaaagtcAGCAAG gaGTTAAAAACTGCAAACATAAAATGGGAATACGAGCATGCCGAGgagctgaaaaaggaaaaagaaaaaactcagcAAGCAGTGAAAGAAGAACTCTTAACCTATACCAGACAGGATGCTTACAACATG GAATTTGTCTGTGAAGGACCAGATGGGCAAGTAGAAATTATGCCT atttgGACTCCCCCTGTTGTACCCGAGAATCACAATGATGTCTACACTGATTCTGTTATGTGTCTGATGTACAGTAGTACCCCAATACCAGAGTCTAAGCTTCCACCTCCATTTGTCAGGAAGGCACGTAAGCGGCAGAGAACAGATCTGCCTT CTTCaggtgaaagaaagaagcattgcCATAGAAGGATTCCTCCACCTTCGCTTTTTGATCAAGTGACTTCGAGAACATTGAAAACACGACAAAAGAGCAAAGCCCAGAAGGCCCACCTCTTGGTAAAAcagcaaatgtattttgcaaGAGCTTTGTCGGCTCACATCAAGTCAGCTGCTGGCACTGGGCAAGAGAGTCCTGCATGGCTAATTAGTGAAGATGTGGCACTGCTAAAA GCAGTGAAACAATTACTGGCACTTCCTTTAAACCTTGATAACCTGTCACCAGCACAGATGGTGAACTGGGACTTTGTCAGTGATGTTGTTAACTCTTGTAACTATGTTTATCGCTCCCCAGAACAATGCCAAAATCATtacataaaaacatttgtagGTACAGAAGGAAAG AACATAAATGGTTATCCTCTTCGTGCTAGACAAGCCTATTCTAAAGACCAGAATTCTGAGCATAATCAAATCTATATGAATAATTTTGAGCTGATGACAATGACTGCtagaaaaagaagtttctcAAACAGGTTTCT tGTAGGCAACTATGACAAGCTATTTATGTCTGAAGTtgtttccagctctgcagggcctATGACGACAATGGAGAAG GCATTGACGGAAGATCTAGTAgctccacagctgcagcagtggcagcctCCTCAGAAGCAAGATGAGGGACAAACAGTGGAGCAAATCCAAACTCAAGAGTCAACCACAATGGGGAACAAAg GTATTTATCTCCATCAGTGGACTAATTTCTTAAGTCTTCACATCCTCTTCTGTGGTCACTTTGGAACACCTGTAAACGTAAAAAATACAATAGTTTGTTTTATGATACTTGCAGGCCTCAGGAAGTATGCTCACTCCAGCCACAGCTACATTGCAGCAGATGTCCACAGCACCTGCTGTTGTAGCACAGCCAAATCCGCAACTCCCTGTCAGTTTTTTCAAGCAGAAGCACTCGACAGCATGAGTTGTGACTCCAGCTGA